ACTGCACCGCTGGGACACACAGGAGCAGCCCGGCCACCTGCAGGTAGTCTGGGATGGTCGCAATGAGGCCGGCCAGGCCGTCCCCGCCGGCATCTACATCTACCGGCTTGTGGCCACCTCTATCAAGACGGGTGAGCGCTTTGTGGCCAACAGAAAGATGGTGCTACTGAAGTAGCTCCCTTTCGCCTGCCCCGCTCCAGCTGTGGAGCGGGGGTCTCGCGCAGTGAGCGGGATGGGTCGGGGCACACTCAGCGCGTCAAACCCCGCGCCCCACGCTGCCCGCCGGCACCGTAGCTTCGGGCATGCGCTGCCAAAACATTCGGCCCCTGACCGCCCCCTCACTGTGGGCGGAACCTCCCGATCCATCAGCGGACCTCCAGCATCCGCCATCCAACATCCCATAGCCGCCACGACCCCCCCCAGGGGGGGCGGTATCACGTCCACCGACGGGGAGCATGATACCGAAGTGATACCAAAGTGATACCGAAGTGATACCAGAGTGATACCGAAGTGATACCAACATGACCGTACCCCGCTTCGTCCCGCTTAGTCCCACCGGCCTGTCCCGCCAACGGCGGGGAACTTGTCCCGTCCCGAAGCTTCGGGACTCGGGAGGCGGCGGCCGGACTGATGGCAGCCCGATTGCGCCAGATTTCCAGCCACGCTAAATTGATTTGGCTCCCACGGCGCGGTAACTTCCGCCGGACAGTCCAACGGACGCGCAGACCGGTAGACGCGATCATTCGGCCTGCGGGAACGCGGAGTTTCTATTCGTGGCAACGCTAACTACCATACGTGAACGCCAGAAGGTCATCTTGTGGGCCTTCCTGGCCATCTTCATCCTGAGCCTCTCCCTGGGTGGACTCGTCGGGGGAGCCAACGTCATCGACCAGATTTTCGGCAGCAACCTGACCAGCGGGGCCGGAGGCGGTGGACTGTCGGCGGGAGTTGTGGGGGCTGTGAACTCGGAGCGTATCCTGGTGGAGCAGTTGAACCAGGCGATCAGCTTTCGCTCCCAGCAGCTGCGGGATCAATTCGGTGAACTCACTGACCGGCAGGTCGACCAGGCTGAAAGCCAGGCCTGGGATAATATCGTCAATTCCCTTCTTCTGGGCGGGGAAATCGACCGCCGCCGGCTGGCCACCGCCGGGGACGAGATCTACTACATTTTGCAGAACTATCCCCCCGATATAATCACCACGAACGAGGGCTTTCGGACGGATGGTGAGTTTGACCCGGGCAAATACTATCAGGCCCTGAACAATCCCGTTGGCCAGGAGTGGGGCGAGGTAGAGTACTATCTCGCAAACATCCTGCCGGGCGAAAAAATGAACCAACTGGTGCGGGCCGTGGCTTTCACCTCTGAAGAGGAGGTAAAGGCAAGCTGGTATGAGGCTAATTCCCAGGCCACCATCGACTTCATCTATGTGCCCACAGGCTCTATCAATACTGACGACCTGGCCATCAGCGAGGACGATCTGGAGGCAATTTACCGGCGTGACCGCGACAGCTTCGAGCAGCCCGAAACCCGTATCCTGGAATACGTGTTCTGGGCCAAGTCTCCCGGCGCGGCCGATTCAGCCGAAGTACGCGAACTGGCAGCCGCTCTGATCGCCCGGGCGCAGGCGGGGGAGGATTTCGCCGACCTGGCACTGGAGTATTCCGATGATCCCGGTTCTGGGCCCAGCGGTGGCGACCTGGGCTGGTTTGGCCGTGGCCAGATGGTGGCGCCCTTCGATGCAGCTGCCTTCGCCGCGCAGCAGGGTGAGATCGTCGGGCCGGTGGCAACCCAGTTCGGCTATCACGTCATCAAAGTCCAGGAACGCAAAGATGAGGGTGATGAAACTCGGCTGAATGCCAGGCACATCCTGTTGAACGTCAACGTCAGCTCGCAGACGCTGAACGATATACGGAGCCAGGCAAGCCTGTTTGCCTTCGACGCCGTAGACTCCACTTTTGAACGAGCCCTGCAAATTTATGAGCTGAGCGCCCTCACCGCGCAGCCTCTGGAGCGGGCGGCCTCCCTTCTGCCACCCCCCGTTGGACGTCTACGATCAGCGGTACGGTTTGCCTATCAGGCCGAGATTGGCGAGTTATCGGACGTCCTGGAGAATGACCAGGGCTATATTGTGGCCACTCTCACGGGTATTCGGAAGGCGGGCGTTCAGCCCCTGGACGAGGTGCGCGCTACCCTCAGCCGCCTAGCCCTAGAGGAGGCGGCCAAGGAACAGGTCGAGCTCATCATGGCCAACATTCAAAGGCAGTTGGCCGGCGGGGTCAGTTGGCAGGCTATCGCGGACTCGGTCCCCGAGGCCAAGGTCTCCACAGACGTAACGGCAAACCTGAACGGAAGCTTCGCCGGCCTCGGCCGTAGCCCCACGCTCACCGGCGTGCTCAAAACGCTTGTGTCCGGGGAGGTGAGCCGGGTCGTTGCGCTGGAGCGCGGGGAGGCTATTGTGAAATTGGTAGCGCTTGAAAAGGCAGACTGGTCGGCCTACCCTGGCCAGCGAGCAGCTGAGCACAGCAGCCTGTATCAGCGCAAGGTCAATGCAGTCTGGGCGGAATGGCTGGCCGATTTGAGGAAACAGGCCAAGATCGTGGATAACCGCAGCTACTTTTATTAACGGCTGCTATTTCCCGCGCCACTCGGGCGGCCGCTTATCAAGAAACGCCTTGAGCCCCTCATTACGGTCCCGGGTGCCAACCAAGCCTGCATAGGCCTTTGCCTCCGCCAACAATCCTTCCCTGAGCGGCAGATCCAGCCCCTCCAGAATGGCCTGCTTGGCGGCGCGTAGCGCCAGCGGTGCATTGCGTGCCAATTCGCCGGCAAATGACCTGGCCGCCTCGTCCAGCAGTTCCGGCCTCGTCAACCGGTTAGCAAGTCCAAGGTCGTAGCAGGCAGCCCCATCCAGCGTGGCTGCGGTGAAAATCAGCTCTTTCGCTTTGGACGGCCCGACGATCCGGGCCAGCCGCTGAGTGCCGCCAGCCCCGGGGATGACGCCCAATTTTGTTTCCGTCAGGCCAAACCGGACGTCCTCGGCCATGATGCGCAGGTCACAGGCCAGGGCCAACTCCGCCCCGCCGCCCGTGGCTGCACCGCCCACCGCGGCAATGGTGGGCTGGGGAAGCCGCGCAATGGCATCCAGGCTGGCCTTGATAGCCGCTACCGCTCCTGCCACCTGCTCCTGAGGCAGCTGCTCGCGCTCCTTCAGATCGGCGCCGGCGCAAAAGTGGGGCAGAGCGGAGCGGACCAGCACCACACTGGCACGATCCATCTCCGCCAGGACGCCCGCTGCCGCGCTGAGATCGGCCACCATAGGCTGAGACAGAGCGTTGACCGGCGGCCGGGAAAGAGTCAGGATGGCAATCCAGCCGTCGCGGTCGACCCGTACGTAATCCCACAACTGGGCTGGCATAACTGGTGCTGGTCCCGCTAATCCTTTAACCGGCCCGGCGGTAATTTCAGGTCGTCGGGGACCTGCAGCTCCAGGGTCAGGAGCTTCTGGGCATGGGTCTTCCCCTGGGCATCGTTGAGCAGCGACTCCGAGCCGCCCCCGCCGAGGGAGTCGCCCAGGATAAAGTTGAGTGCCAAGAGGTTGTCCAGCTCGTAGCGCACCACTTTTCCCCGGACTATTCCGGCAAAGTAGGCTTTCACCCGCTCGGGCGTGAGCTGACCTTTCAGGAAGGCATATATCTCAGGAGTGTAGGCGATCAGCCCGATGTTGGAGCTGGCGCCCTTGTCCCCCGAACGGGCATGGGCCAGGGCGCTTAAAGGGAAGGATTTCATGGTCGCAATAGTCGTTGCTCAAGTAGTTCCGGGAGGTCCCTGCGCCCGTCAATGACGGCATGCACATAGAATTGCTCGCCAATCACTTGGTAGATGACCTGATAGGGCTTGTCGTGGACCTCGAGGTAGTCCAATACGCCGATGAATTCAAGTTCGGGGGGCACATGGCCGCGCTCAGGTAGTTCCGCAAGATCGAGACACAGCGCCCGAAGTTTCTGGATTAACCGATCCGCCTTTTGCTCAGAGTCCGCCGAGGCTACATGCCGATAGACGTCAAACAGGTCATCCTCAGCCTGCGCGAGGATATAGACCGCGTAAGGCACGCCAGCTACTGAGTGTTGATGCGGCTGGCCAGATGGTCAAAGGCTGCCTGGGCCGGCTTGAACCTGCCCTCCTTCAAACTGCGGCTGCTCTGGGCCAGCATCTTCAGCAGGGCAAGGCTCTCCTGATTGCGCTCATAGCTATACACATCCTGAACCACCACTTTCGGTACCCCGTTTTGGGTGATGATCATCGCCTTCTGGTGGTCCACGATATCCTTGATAACTTCTGCGGCGTGGGCTTTGAGATAACTGATGGGTTTAATGGCTTCGCTGGGCTTCATAGTTCCGTGTCCGATTTATATCGACCTGAATATGGTCTATATTTAGGTCCTAGTCAAGCCTGTTCGTCGCTGCAATGTTGGCGGTAGCCCATCATAGGCCAGTCACTACCACCTGTGCCTGCACCTGCTGCTTGCTGATGAGTGCCGGCCAGAAGGCAATGACCTCCCGGGGTTTGGGGCGGCCTCCGGCAAACCCCGTAATGCCCGGTGGACCGTTGGAGATCACCGGAGCCAGCTCCTTGCCAAAGCGTTCCACCTTGGCCCGATTCCCATCCCTGACCCCCAGCATGAGCACAAGTGATGCCACTCGCTCCTGGGCAGTTTTGCCATTGCCGCCGGCCCCTTTCGACGTAGTTGTCCCGCTCTGATGGCCACCCATGATTTCCGTGGAGGTTTCGTCAAACTCGAAGCCTGCCGAACTGAGGCGCGACCAGATGATTTCAGCAACCATTTCGGCTTTGGCCCGGGCCTCCGGACCAGAGATCGTGAGCTGTCCGCTGGCCTTCCACCCACGGGCGGTATTGATGGACACCTTGTAGGTGTCGGTAGCCGGTGAGCCGCGCACCCCGGATACGCGCACCCTGTCAGGGCCCTCCTGCTGCAACTGAATGCTGGTGAAATCCACCACCACATCAGGGGTGATGAACTGGCGGGGGTCGCCCAGCTCGTAGACCAGTTGCTCGGTCACGGTGTCCACGGAGACCAGGCCACCGGTGCCCTCGTGCTTGGTAATGGTCACCTGCCCCTCCGGGGACACCTCGGCGATAGGGTAGCCGATGTTGGCCAGATCGGGGACTTCCTGCCAGCGGGAGAAGATGCCCCCGGTGGCCTGTGCACCGCACTCCAGGATATGCCCCGCCACGGTGCCTGTGGCCAGAAAATCCCACTCCTCACGCCCCCAGCCAAACTCATGGATCAGCGGCCCCAGCACCAGTCCAGGGTCGGTGCACCGACCGGTGATGACAATGTCTGCACC
The Candidatus Neomarinimicrobiota bacterium DNA segment above includes these coding regions:
- a CDS encoding peptidylprolyl isomerase translates to MATLTTIRERQKVILWAFLAIFILSLSLGGLVGGANVIDQIFGSNLTSGAGGGGLSAGVVGAVNSERILVEQLNQAISFRSQQLRDQFGELTDRQVDQAESQAWDNIVNSLLLGGEIDRRRLATAGDEIYYILQNYPPDIITTNEGFRTDGEFDPGKYYQALNNPVGQEWGEVEYYLANILPGEKMNQLVRAVAFTSEEEVKASWYEANSQATIDFIYVPTGSINTDDLAISEDDLEAIYRRDRDSFEQPETRILEYVFWAKSPGAADSAEVRELAAALIARAQAGEDFADLALEYSDDPGSGPSGGDLGWFGRGQMVAPFDAAAFAAQQGEIVGPVATQFGYHVIKVQERKDEGDETRLNARHILLNVNVSSQTLNDIRSQASLFAFDAVDSTFERALQIYELSALTAQPLERAASLLPPPVGRLRSAVRFAYQAEIGELSDVLENDQGYIVATLTGIRKAGVQPLDEVRATLSRLALEEAAKEQVELIMANIQRQLAGGVSWQAIADSVPEAKVSTDVTANLNGSFAGLGRSPTLTGVLKTLVSGEVSRVVALERGEAIVKLVALEKADWSAYPGQRAAEHSSLYQRKVNAVWAEWLADLRKQAKIVDNRSYFY
- a CDS encoding enoyl-CoA hydratase/isomerase family protein — encoded protein: MPAQLWDYVRVDRDGWIAILTLSRPPVNALSQPMVADLSAAAGVLAEMDRASVVLVRSALPHFCAGADLKEREQLPQEQVAGAVAAIKASLDAIARLPQPTIAAVGGAATGGGAELALACDLRIMAEDVRFGLTETKLGVIPGAGGTQRLARIVGPSKAKELIFTAATLDGAACYDLGLANRLTRPELLDEAARSFAGELARNAPLALRAAKQAILEGLDLPLREGLLAEAKAYAGLVGTRDRNEGLKAFLDKRPPEWRGK
- a CDS encoding type II toxin-antitoxin system RelE/ParE family toxin, which gives rise to MPYAVYILAQAEDDLFDVYRHVASADSEQKADRLIQKLRALCLDLAELPERGHVPPELEFIGVLDYLEVHDKPYQVIYQVIGEQFYVHAVIDGRRDLPELLEQRLLRP
- a CDS encoding type II toxin-antitoxin system Phd/YefM family antitoxin, producing the protein MKPSEAIKPISYLKAHAAEVIKDIVDHQKAMIITQNGVPKVVVQDVYSYERNQESLALLKMLAQSSRSLKEGRFKPAQAAFDHLASRINTQ
- a CDS encoding DUF1446 domain-containing protein: MADLVRIGNGQGFWGDSVDAPYELATGGPLDYLTLDYLAEVTMSIMQRQKRRNPQQGYARDFVELLHRVLPVCRERGIKIIANAGGVNPEACLEACREVVTGLGLRGIRFGLVTGDDILHRLPDLLAKGEGLANMDTGEPLAGVLDQVVSANVYLDTFAIAEALDGGADIVITGRCTDPGLVLGPLIHEFGWGREEWDFLATGTVAGHILECGAQATGGIFSRWQEVPDLANIGYPIAEVSPEGQVTITKHEGTGGLVSVDTVTEQLVYELGDPRQFITPDVVVDFTSIQLQQEGPDRVRVSGVRGSPATDTYKVSINTARGWKASGQLTISGPEARAKAEMVAEIIWSRLSSAGFEFDETSTEIMGGHQSGTTTSKGAGGNGKTAQERVASLVLMLGVRDGNRAKVERFGKELAPVISNGPPGITGFAGGRPKPREVIAFWPALISKQQVQAQVVVTGL